The Xanthomonas sp. CFBP 8443 genome has a window encoding:
- a CDS encoding GNAT family N-acetyltransferase has protein sequence MPAAPGFRIETLDPARQAGELRALREQAGLPPPQAPAEAALDALSHHVLARADDGQPLGSARLSPERRIGCLAVLPAWRGRGVGSALLAALIEEAQRRRWPRLDLQAPPAALDFYARHGFLPLGARVADVHGGERQPMRRILGGAAAVEDAAAAIAASAALVAQARRQLLIYSRALDPGLLDSAPVLEQLRRFAVAARDKQVRVLLHDAAAPQRAAAPLLALAQRLPSVFRFREVVDPVDQGYAAAYLVNDGGGYYFRALGHRYDGETDLLGGGRARQLRDAFARVWERSRDCTELRALGW, from the coding sequence ATGCCCGCCGCCCCCGGTTTCCGCATCGAAACGCTCGACCCGGCCCGCCAGGCCGGCGAACTGCGGGCGCTGCGCGAACAGGCCGGCCTGCCGCCGCCGCAGGCGCCTGCCGAGGCCGCGCTGGATGCGCTGAGCCACCACGTGCTGGCCCGCGCCGACGACGGGCAGCCGCTGGGCAGTGCGCGGCTGAGTCCCGAGCGGCGCATCGGCTGCCTGGCGGTGCTGCCGGCCTGGCGCGGCCGCGGCGTCGGCAGCGCACTGCTGGCCGCGCTGATCGAGGAAGCGCAGCGCCGGCGCTGGCCACGGCTGGACCTGCAGGCGCCGCCGGCCGCGCTCGACTTCTACGCCCGGCACGGCTTCCTGCCGCTCGGCGCGCGCGTCGCCGACGTCCACGGCGGCGAACGGCAACCGATGCGGCGCATCCTCGGCGGCGCCGCCGCGGTGGAGGATGCGGCCGCGGCGATCGCGGCCAGCGCCGCGCTGGTCGCGCAGGCCCGGCGCCAGCTGCTGATCTACAGCCGCGCGCTGGATCCGGGCCTGCTGGACAGTGCGCCGGTGCTGGAACAGTTGCGCCGCTTCGCCGTGGCCGCGCGCGACAAGCAGGTGCGCGTGCTGCTGCACGACGCGGCCGCCCCGCAGCGCGCCGCCGCGCCGCTGCTGGCCCTGGCGCAACGCCTGCCCAGCGTGTTCCGCTTCCGCGAGGTGGTCGATCCGGTCGACCAGGGCTACGCCGCGGCCTACCTGGTCAACGACGGCGGCGGCTACTACTTCCGTGCGCTGGGTCACCGTTACGACGGCGAGACCGACCTGCTCGGCGGCGGCCGCGCGCGCCAGCTGCGCGATGCGTTCGCGCGGGTCTGGGAGCGCTCGCGCGACTGCACCGAGCTGCGCGCGCTGGGCTGGTAG
- a CDS encoding 2-oxoglutarate dehydrogenase E1 component, with the protein MDNLLKQFAQSSQLAGGNAAYIEDLYEQYLVSPDSIDPKWKTYFDGFQGRDAGDVPHSAVIAHIASAARQAANSGTSPGGDERERHVGRLITAYRSRGHLGARLDPLGLTPPINPPDLGLPFHSLSESDLGSEFSTGGLGGQPRMKLRDLLARLKATYTGSIGSEFMHIPEFEQRQWIYQRLETAGGNIAGDADSRRRTLERITAAEGLERYLHTKYVGQKRFSLEGGDALIPMMDVVVRRAGADAVKDIVVGMAHRGRLNVLVNTLGKNPRKLFDEFEGKFEHAHDDRAHTGDVKYHMGFSADVAVADGNSVHLALAFNPSHLEIVDPVVVGSVRSRQERYGDAARKTVLPVVIHGDAAFAGQGVVMELFQMSQARGFAVGGTVHIVINNQIGFTTSARDDARSTLYCTDVAKMIGAPVFHVNGDDPDAVAFVANLAYDFRQQFKKDVVIDLVCYRRWGHNEADEPAATQPVMYQTIRKHKTTRELYAAQLESEGVIQPGEAQALVDSYRNKLDSGEYTTELATRKPDDFAIDWSNYLSGKLADKVDTTVKRKTLDQLAKIITTIPAGVELHPRVAKIYEDRVKMAAGDLPGDWGFAENLAYATLLGEGHKLRLVGQDAGRGTFFHRHAILHDQKTDSYYLPLRQLVENPEDATVIDSLLSEEAVMGFEYGYSTTDPNALCIWEAQFGDFANGAQVVIDQFIAAGEAKWGRISGLSLFLPHGYEGQGPEHSSARLERFLQLCALENMLVCVPTTPAQCFHMIRRQMRMTTRKPLVVMTPKSLLRHKLAVSTLEELADGEFQHLIPDAKADPKQVKRVVACSGKVYYDLLEDQTKRGQDDVAILRVEQLYPFPRELLAAELKRYSNATDLVWCQEEPQNQGAWYQIKHHLQACLADGQSLHYAGRPRSPSPAAGHFAEHLEEQLKLVADALLNPFNDQVAE; encoded by the coding sequence GTGGACAATCTCCTAAAGCAGTTTGCGCAGTCATCGCAACTCGCCGGCGGCAATGCCGCCTATATCGAAGACCTGTACGAGCAGTACCTGGTCTCTCCCGACAGCATCGACCCCAAGTGGAAAACCTACTTCGACGGCTTCCAGGGCCGCGATGCCGGTGACGTTCCCCACTCGGCGGTCATCGCCCACATCGCCAGCGCCGCGCGCCAGGCCGCCAACAGCGGCACCAGCCCCGGCGGCGACGAGCGCGAGCGCCATGTCGGCCGGCTGATCACCGCCTACCGCTCGCGCGGCCACCTCGGCGCCCGGCTCGATCCGCTGGGGCTGACCCCGCCGATCAATCCGCCGGACCTGGGCCTGCCGTTCCACAGCCTGTCGGAAAGCGACCTGGGCAGCGAGTTCAGCACCGGCGGCCTCGGCGGCCAGCCGCGGATGAAGCTGCGCGACCTGCTGGCGCGGCTGAAGGCGACCTACACCGGGTCGATCGGCAGCGAATTCATGCACATCCCCGAATTCGAGCAGCGCCAGTGGATCTACCAACGGCTGGAGACCGCCGGCGGCAACATCGCCGGCGACGCCGACAGCCGCCGCCGCACGCTGGAGCGGATCACCGCCGCCGAAGGCCTGGAGCGCTACCTGCACACCAAGTACGTCGGCCAGAAGCGCTTCTCGCTGGAAGGCGGCGATGCGCTGATTCCGATGATGGACGTGGTGGTGCGCCGCGCCGGCGCCGATGCGGTCAAGGACATCGTGGTCGGCATGGCCCACCGCGGCCGCCTCAACGTGCTGGTCAACACCCTGGGCAAGAACCCGCGCAAGCTGTTCGACGAGTTCGAAGGCAAGTTCGAGCACGCCCACGACGACCGCGCCCACACCGGCGACGTCAAGTACCACATGGGCTTCTCCGCCGACGTGGCGGTGGCCGACGGCAACTCGGTGCACCTGGCGCTGGCGTTCAACCCTTCGCATCTGGAAATCGTCGACCCGGTCGTGGTCGGCAGCGTGCGTTCGCGCCAGGAGCGCTACGGCGATGCCGCGCGCAAGACGGTGCTGCCGGTGGTGATCCACGGCGACGCCGCGTTCGCCGGCCAGGGCGTGGTGATGGAGCTGTTCCAGATGTCGCAGGCGCGCGGTTTCGCGGTCGGCGGCACCGTGCACATCGTCATCAACAACCAGATCGGCTTCACCACCAGCGCCCGCGACGACGCCCGCTCCACGCTGTACTGCACCGACGTGGCGAAGATGATCGGCGCGCCGGTGTTCCATGTGAACGGCGACGATCCGGACGCGGTGGCGTTCGTGGCCAACCTGGCCTACGACTTCCGCCAGCAGTTCAAGAAGGACGTGGTCATCGACCTGGTCTGCTACCGCCGCTGGGGCCACAACGAGGCCGACGAGCCGGCGGCGACGCAGCCGGTGATGTACCAGACCATCCGCAAGCACAAGACCACCCGCGAGCTGTACGCCGCGCAGCTGGAAAGCGAAGGCGTGATCCAGCCGGGCGAGGCGCAGGCGCTGGTCGACAGCTACCGCAACAAGCTCGATTCGGGCGAGTACACCACCGAGCTGGCGACCCGCAAGCCGGACGACTTCGCCATCGACTGGAGCAACTACCTGTCCGGCAAGCTCGCCGACAAGGTCGACACCACGGTCAAGCGCAAGACCCTGGACCAGCTGGCCAAGATCATCACCACGATCCCGGCCGGCGTGGAGCTGCACCCGCGCGTGGCCAAGATCTACGAGGACCGGGTGAAGATGGCCGCCGGCGACCTGCCGGGCGACTGGGGCTTCGCCGAGAACCTGGCCTACGCCACCCTGCTCGGCGAGGGCCACAAGCTGCGCCTGGTCGGCCAGGACGCCGGCCGCGGCACGTTCTTCCACCGCCACGCGATCCTGCACGACCAGAAGACCGACAGCTACTACCTGCCGCTGCGCCAGCTGGTCGAGAACCCGGAAGACGCCACCGTGATCGACTCGCTGCTCAGCGAGGAAGCGGTGATGGGCTTCGAGTACGGCTACTCGACCACCGATCCCAATGCGCTGTGCATCTGGGAAGCGCAGTTCGGCGATTTCGCCAACGGCGCGCAGGTGGTGATCGACCAGTTCATCGCCGCCGGCGAAGCCAAGTGGGGACGCATCAGCGGCCTGTCGCTGTTCCTGCCGCACGGCTACGAAGGGCAAGGCCCGGAGCACAGCTCCGCGCGCCTGGAGCGCTTCCTGCAGCTGTGCGCGCTGGAGAACATGCTGGTCTGCGTGCCGACCACGCCGGCGCAGTGCTTCCACATGATCCGCCGGCAGATGCGCATGACCACGCGCAAGCCGCTGGTGGTGATGACGCCCAAGTCGCTGCTGCGCCACAAGCTGGCGGTGTCGACGCTGGAGGAACTGGCCGACGGCGAGTTCCAGCACCTGATCCCGGATGCGAAGGCCGATCCGAAGCAGGTCAAGCGCGTGGTGGCCTGTTCGGGCAAGGTCTACTACGACCTGCTCGAGGACCAGACTAAGCGCGGCCAGGACGACGTCGCCATCCTGCGCGTGGAACAGCTGTATCCGTTCCCGCGCGAGCTGCTGGCCGCGGAACTGAAGCGCTACAGCAACGCCACCGACCTGGTCTGGTGTCAGGAAGAACCGCAGAACCAGGGCGCCTGGTACCAGATCAAGCACCACCTGCAGGCCTGCCTGGCCGACGGGCAGAGCCTGCACTACGCCGGCCGTCCGCGCTCGCCGTCTCCCGCTGCCGGCCATTTCGCCGAGCATCTGGAAGAGCAGCTGAAGCTGGTCGCCGACGCGCTATTGAATCCGTTCAACGACCAAGTCGCTGAATAA
- the sucB gene encoding dihydrolipoyllysine-residue succinyltransferase: MATEVKVPVLPESVSDATIASWHKKAGDAVKRDENLVDLETDKVVLEVPSPVDGVLKEIKFEAGATVTSSQLLAIIEEGATAAAAPAEAKVADAPTPDAPKAAAAEAPKAAKVESAKAAGDVSSLPPGARFSAITEGVDPAQVDGTGRRGAVTKEDILNYAKNGGAGKAAGARPEERVAMTRVRKRIAERLMQSKNSTAMLTTFNEVNLAKVSAARKELQDEFQKAHGIKLGFMSFFVKAAANALQRFPLVNASIDGEDIIYHGYSDISIAVSTEKGLVTPVLRNVERQSFADIEKGIADYAKKARDGKLSLEELQGGTFTVTNGGTFGSLLSTPIINPPQSAILGMHAIKERPIAENGQVVIAPMMFLALSYDHRIIDGKDSVQFLVDIKNQLENPGRMLFGL, from the coding sequence ATGGCCACCGAAGTCAAAGTTCCGGTACTGCCCGAATCCGTATCCGATGCCACCATCGCCAGCTGGCACAAGAAAGCCGGCGACGCGGTCAAGCGCGACGAGAACCTGGTGGACCTGGAGACCGACAAGGTCGTGCTGGAAGTGCCCTCCCCGGTCGACGGCGTGCTGAAGGAGATCAAGTTCGAGGCCGGCGCCACCGTGACCAGCTCGCAGCTGTTGGCGATCATCGAGGAAGGCGCTACCGCCGCGGCGGCTCCGGCCGAGGCCAAGGTCGCCGACGCACCGACGCCGGACGCCCCGAAGGCCGCCGCTGCCGAAGCGCCGAAGGCGGCCAAGGTCGAGTCGGCCAAGGCCGCCGGCGACGTCTCCAGCCTGCCCCCGGGCGCGCGCTTCTCGGCGATCACCGAAGGCGTGGATCCGGCCCAGGTCGACGGCACCGGCCGCCGCGGCGCGGTGACCAAGGAAGACATCCTCAACTACGCCAAGAACGGCGGCGCCGGCAAGGCCGCCGGCGCGCGTCCGGAAGAGCGCGTGGCGATGACCCGCGTGCGCAAGCGCATCGCCGAGCGCCTGATGCAGTCGAAGAACTCGACCGCGATGCTGACCACCTTCAACGAGGTCAACCTGGCCAAGGTCTCGGCCGCGCGCAAGGAGCTGCAGGACGAGTTCCAGAAGGCCCACGGCATCAAGCTCGGCTTCATGAGCTTCTTCGTCAAGGCCGCCGCCAACGCGCTGCAGCGCTTCCCGCTGGTCAACGCCTCGATCGACGGCGAAGACATCATCTATCACGGCTACAGCGACATCTCGATCGCGGTGTCGACCGAGAAGGGCCTGGTCACGCCGGTGCTGCGCAACGTCGAGCGGCAGTCGTTCGCCGACATCGAGAAGGGCATCGCCGACTACGCCAAGAAGGCGCGCGACGGCAAGCTGAGCCTGGAAGAACTGCAGGGCGGCACCTTCACCGTGACCAACGGCGGCACCTTCGGCTCGCTGCTGTCGACCCCGATCATCAACCCGCCGCAGAGCGCGATCCTGGGCATGCACGCGATCAAGGAGCGTCCGATCGCCGAGAACGGCCAGGTCGTGATCGCGCCGATGATGTTCCTGGCGCTGTCCTACGACCACCGCATCATCGACGGCAAGGACTCGGTGCAGTTCCTGGTCGACATCAAGAACCAGCTGGAAAACCCGGGCCGGATGCTGTTCGGCCTGTAA
- the lpdA gene encoding dihydrolipoyl dehydrogenase gives MAENFDVVVIGAGPAGYHAAIRAAQLGLKTACIDAALGKDGKPALGGTCLRVGCIPSKALLDSSRQFWNMGHLFGEHGISFKDAKIDVEAMVGRKDKIVKQFTGGIAMLFKANKITPYYGFGELQPGNVVKVKQHDGSEVELKGTNVIIAAGSDSIELPFAKFDGDAIVDNVGALDFTEVPKRLAVIGAGVIGLELGSVWKRLGAEVTILEALPDFLSLADAEVAKTALKEFKKQGLDIHLGAKVSKTEVSGKGKKKEVVVTYTDSEGEKSLTVDKLLVAVGRRAATKGLLADGTGVKVNERGQIEVDEHCHTGVDGVWAVGDCVRGPMLAHKGFEEGIAVAELIAGLPGHVNFDTIPWVIYTEPEIAWVGKTEQQLKAEGVPYKTGSFPFAAIGRAVAMGEPAGFVKVIAHAETDRVLGLHLVGVGVSELVHEGVLAMEFNGSADDLARICHAHPTLSEAIHDAAMAVSKRAIHKAN, from the coding sequence ATGGCTGAAAACTTCGACGTCGTCGTCATCGGTGCCGGTCCGGCCGGTTATCACGCTGCAATCCGCGCCGCCCAGCTGGGTCTGAAGACCGCCTGCATCGACGCGGCGCTGGGCAAGGACGGCAAGCCGGCGCTGGGCGGCACCTGCCTGCGCGTGGGCTGCATCCCGTCCAAGGCGCTGCTGGATTCCTCGCGCCAGTTCTGGAACATGGGCCACCTGTTCGGCGAGCACGGCATCAGCTTCAAGGACGCCAAGATCGACGTCGAGGCGATGGTCGGGCGCAAGGACAAGATCGTCAAACAGTTCACCGGCGGCATCGCGATGCTGTTCAAGGCGAACAAGATCACCCCGTACTACGGGTTCGGCGAACTGCAACCCGGCAACGTGGTCAAGGTCAAGCAGCACGACGGCAGCGAGGTCGAGCTCAAGGGCACCAACGTGATCATCGCCGCCGGTTCGGATTCGATCGAACTGCCGTTCGCCAAGTTCGACGGCGACGCCATCGTCGACAACGTCGGCGCGCTGGACTTCACCGAAGTGCCCAAGCGCCTGGCGGTGATCGGCGCCGGCGTGATCGGCCTGGAACTGGGCAGCGTGTGGAAGCGCCTGGGCGCCGAGGTCACCATCCTCGAGGCGCTGCCGGACTTCCTGTCCCTGGCCGATGCCGAAGTGGCCAAGACCGCGCTGAAGGAGTTCAAGAAGCAGGGCCTGGACATCCATCTCGGCGCCAAGGTCTCCAAGACCGAGGTCAGCGGCAAGGGCAAGAAGAAGGAAGTCGTCGTCACCTACACCGACAGCGAAGGCGAGAAGAGCCTGACCGTGGACAAGCTGCTGGTGGCCGTGGGCCGCCGCGCCGCCACCAAGGGCCTGCTGGCCGACGGCACCGGCGTGAAGGTCAACGAACGCGGCCAGATCGAGGTCGACGAACACTGCCACACCGGCGTCGACGGCGTGTGGGCGGTCGGCGACTGCGTGCGCGGGCCGATGCTGGCGCACAAGGGCTTCGAGGAAGGCATCGCGGTCGCCGAACTGATCGCCGGCCTGCCCGGCCACGTCAACTTCGACACGATCCCGTGGGTCATCTACACCGAGCCGGAGATCGCCTGGGTCGGCAAGACCGAGCAGCAGCTCAAGGCCGAGGGCGTGCCGTACAAGACCGGCAGCTTCCCGTTCGCGGCGATCGGCCGCGCGGTGGCGATGGGCGAACCGGCCGGCTTCGTCAAGGTCATCGCGCATGCCGAGACCGACCGCGTGCTCGGCCTGCACCTGGTCGGCGTCGGCGTCTCCGAGCTGGTCCACGAAGGCGTGCTGGCGATGGAGTTCAACGGCTCGGCCGACGACCTGGCGCGTATCTGCCACGCCCACCCCACCCTGTCCGAGGCGATCCACGATGCCGCGATGGCGGTGAGCAAGCGGGCGATCCACAAGGCCAATTGA
- a CDS encoding TIGR00730 family Rossman fold protein, with protein MKSICVYCGSNAGNKPAYVERATALGTRIAEQGLRLVYGGGNVGLMGTVANAVLAAGGQVTGVIPKQLADWEVAHRGLTELEIVGSMHERKSRMFDLSDGFVALPGGFGTMEEIFEMLTWRQLGIGNKPCAFLDVEDFYAPLIGMIDRMVAERFLHPDQRADLWYGNDIDTMLAWMHDYTPAQASKWIDEKRQNALR; from the coding sequence ATGAAAAGCATCTGCGTCTACTGCGGCTCCAACGCCGGCAACAAACCCGCCTACGTCGAACGCGCCACTGCGCTGGGCACGCGCATCGCCGAGCAGGGCCTGCGCCTGGTCTACGGCGGCGGCAATGTCGGGCTGATGGGCACCGTGGCCAACGCGGTGCTCGCTGCCGGCGGCCAGGTCACCGGCGTGATCCCCAAGCAGCTGGCCGACTGGGAAGTCGCGCACCGCGGTCTGACCGAACTGGAAATCGTCGGCTCGATGCACGAGCGCAAGTCGCGCATGTTCGACCTGTCCGACGGCTTCGTCGCCCTGCCCGGCGGCTTCGGCACCATGGAAGAGATCTTCGAGATGCTGACCTGGCGCCAGCTCGGCATCGGCAACAAGCCCTGCGCATTCCTGGACGTGGAAGACTTCTATGCCCCCCTGATCGGCATGATCGACCGCATGGTCGCCGAACGCTTCCTGCACCCGGACCAGCGCGCCGACCTGTGGTACGGCAACGACATCGACACCATGCTGGCCTGGATGCACGACTACACCCCGGCGCAAGCGTCGAAGTGGATCGACGAAAAGCGCCAAAACGCGCTGCGCTGA